The Paenibacillus sp. G2S3 region TAAGAGAATTAGGCACGCACGCCGAACTGATCCAGAAAAAAGGAGTGTATGCGAGTCTGTACAGGATGCAAGCAGATTCGTACGAAAAGGAAGCGTCTGAAGAATTTCACGAAAAAGTCACAATGTAACTTCATTTTTTTTCTGTATAAATCAGTTAAACATAATAGAGAGGAGGGACGTAGTGGATGAAGTGGAGTGGATCCGGCGAATACATGAGGGGGAGACGCAGTACTTAACACCGCTGATCGAAAGGTATTACCCCGGAATCCAGAAGTATTGCTACTACAGGGTTCGAAGTGAGGAAGAATCGAAGGATCTGACCCAAGAAACTTTCTATCGATTTTGCAGATATATTGACAGATATAAGAATGCAGGAAAATGCCTCGCATACTTATACACAATCGCTCGTCACCTGTGCAATGATTATCTGCAAAAACGGTATCCGTTGTGCTGTGTGCATGTGGAGGAAGCAGAAAAACCGTTTTCACAGCCAAACGGCTCCATTGAAGAACAAGTAGAAGGAGAGCATCTGGTTCATGAGCTGCTTCTACTTCTGCCTGAAGAGCAGCGGGAAATGGTTTTTATGCGGTTTTGTCTGGATATGACCTTCCGCGACATAGCTCGTGTTACGGGAGTAAATGTATGCATGGTTCAATATCGAGTGAAGCGTGGGCTAATTGTTTTAAGAAGCTATTTGGAGAGGAGTGAATTCGTTGAAGAAGAAGCAGCGACAGTCCATAGTAACTACACTAAGAAACTACCCTTCGTTTCCCGTTGATCGGGGGCGGTTAGAGGAGACCATTCATGAGGCAGCTATAGAACTGCGCCAAGCACAGGCTACACAGAGAACCTCATTTACAGAGTTCTATAAGGCTCAACTTCGCTTCATCAGTTGGAAGGTATGGGCATTACAGCTGTTAATTGTTGCTGGAATGGGGTTACTTCTGCATAACTTCATTAATCATCCTCACGGAAATATCCAAATTGTCATGCTAGCATCTATTTCAGCTCCATTACTGGTGATCACGGGGCTACAGACACTGACTCGATCTTTAACCTTTCATATGCTGGAGATTGAATTAAGTACTCGGCATGTACTAGAGAAACTGACGCTGGTGCGTATGAGTTTGCTTGGAATAGCGGATCTTATCGGCTTGACCTTGCTGGCCGTTCTATTGAATGTTTGGATACAGACGGGGATTTTGAGCCTCCTACTGTATCTGCTGGTGCCCTTCAATATTGCTTGTCTTGGTTCCCTTTGGTTATTGAACCGGATTCGTACATCAAATTGTGGATATTATTGTCTCCTTTACTGTGCTCTGTTGGTAATTGTGCAGATTATATTTACATTTAATTATTCCTTCTCACTGTTTTTATCATCAGTAACTGGATTATGGCAGGTATTACTGGTGCTTTCTACGGTTGGAATTGTTTACGAGACTCGAGGGGTATGCAGGACATGCAGAAGCCTGGAAACGGCCTCAAGAATACAATTTTAAGATTGTGTGAGACAAGTCAAAACAATAGAGAATAAAAGGAGGAAGTCTGGAATGCTCGAACTGACTTTAAATCAGGTGAGTAAGCATTTTTCCGCCAAAAAGGCGGTAAACGGAATCTCAATCCGACTTACCAGTGGTGTCTACGGTTTACTGGGGGCAAACGGCGCTGGAAAAACAACATTGCTTCGGATGATCTGCGGTATCCTAAACCCTACTTCGGGAACGATACAGATGAACAATGAGGAAATTGGTCGTATGGGGGAACGCTATCGCGATTTGCTTGGTTATCTACCTCAGGACTTCGGATATTATCCTGATTTCAGTGCAGAGGAATTTCTGTGGTACATAGGTTCGCTAAAAGGATTGACGCTGGCGGCATCAAAAGGGAAAGCTCGAGAACTACTCGGCACTGTGGCTCTGGATGATGTGGCTCGGAAAAAAATCCGCACTTTTTCCGGAGGGATGAAACAGCGGCTGGGTATCGCACAGGCACTACTTAATGATCCCCGCTTGTTGGTACTGGACGAGCCGACTGCAGGACTTGATCCTAAAGAACGGGTCCGCTTCCGCAACCTTATCGCCGATTTGGGTAGGGACAAGATTGTTATTCTTTCGACACATATTGTATCCGATGTGGAATATATTGCTGATCAGATTCTTGTAATGAAGAAAGGTAGTTTGCTGACAGCCGGCACGGTGGATCAGCTGACGGCAACGATGAAGAGCTTCGTATGGTCATGTCGTATCCCAGTCCGGGAGGCTGAGGAATGGAATGCCCGTTATTGTGTAAGCAATTTGCGGCATGAAGGGGATCAGGTGGAACTGAGAATTGTGTCCGCAGAGAAACCTATTGAGCAGGCGACATCGGTCGTGCCAACGCTGGAGGACTTCTATTTATACCATTTTCAGGAGGAAGAAGATATTACGGCTATTGAAAAATAGGGGGCATGACTTATGGATATATTGACCCGTTTCGAGCTGCGAAAGATCATGCGCCGAAAATCATTTTATGCAGGAATTGTAATCTTGATAGTGGCGGCGTTATTCTTATCCATTATATTAGTCGCAAATATACAAACCACAGGAAAAGATGGTAAGTTCTTGAATGGAGTGGCAGCTATCCAATTAGAAAGAGAGTACAATCGGCAGCTTGCCGGTCCGTTGACCATAGAAAAGATGGAAGCAGCGGTTAAAAGACATCAAAAATTACTTCGTGACCCTGAGAACCTTGATGAAAAAGGTGAGATGACCGTCGAAGCAAATGCCAAATATGACGTTAAGGATAATCAAATTCAATTTTTGATTACAGATGCATTTTCTCCTGCAAGCGGATATGATTTTTACCTTATAAACAAAATAAATCCTGAAGACGTTAAGGAATTTTACCAGAAACGGATGGAAAAAGTCCAAGGATTTTTAAAAAGTAATGACTCAGGTAGCAATTACACAGTCAAAGAGA contains the following coding sequences:
- a CDS encoding sigma-70 family RNA polymerase sigma factor, translating into MDEVEWIRRIHEGETQYLTPLIERYYPGIQKYCYYRVRSEEESKDLTQETFYRFCRYIDRYKNAGKCLAYLYTIARHLCNDYLQKRYPLCCVHVEEAEKPFSQPNGSIEEQVEGEHLVHELLLLLPEEQREMVFMRFCLDMTFRDIARVTGVNVCMVQYRVKRGLIVLRSYLERSEFVEEEAATVHSNYTKKLPFVSR
- a CDS encoding ABC transporter ATP-binding protein — encoded protein: MLELTLNQVSKHFSAKKAVNGISIRLTSGVYGLLGANGAGKTTLLRMICGILNPTSGTIQMNNEEIGRMGERYRDLLGYLPQDFGYYPDFSAEEFLWYIGSLKGLTLAASKGKARELLGTVALDDVARKKIRTFSGGMKQRLGIAQALLNDPRLLVLDEPTAGLDPKERVRFRNLIADLGRDKIVILSTHIVSDVEYIADQILVMKKGSLLTAGTVDQLTATMKSFVWSCRIPVREAEEWNARYCVSNLRHEGDQVELRIVSAEKPIEQATSVVPTLEDFYLYHFQEEEDITAIEK